In Natronospira bacteriovora, a single window of DNA contains:
- the ybeY gene encoding rRNA maturation RNase YbeY, translating to MSTEAPQPHDDEPPPPGLSLDVDYACPSEGLPGEDDFRHWAETALALALESDDDRPQTLEVALRLVEAEESRALNHQWRDRDRPTNVLSFPGEHLPGLPWRHLGDLVICASVVAREAAEQNKQEAAHWAHMLIHGLLHLLGHDHQQDEEAEIMEDLERRILAELGFPNPYEETRQKHTRQS from the coding sequence ATGAGCACGGAAGCCCCCCAGCCCCACGACGACGAACCTCCGCCTCCAGGCCTGAGCCTGGATGTGGACTACGCCTGCCCGAGCGAGGGCCTGCCCGGCGAGGACGACTTCCGCCACTGGGCAGAAACCGCCCTCGCCCTGGCCCTCGAATCAGACGACGACCGCCCGCAAACCCTGGAAGTGGCCCTGCGCCTGGTCGAGGCGGAGGAAAGCCGCGCCCTGAATCACCAGTGGCGCGATCGCGACCGCCCCACCAATGTCCTGTCCTTCCCCGGCGAGCACCTCCCCGGCCTGCCCTGGCGCCACCTGGGCGACCTGGTGATCTGTGCCAGCGTGGTGGCCCGGGAAGCCGCCGAGCAGAACAAGCAGGAAGCGGCCCACTGGGCCCACATGCTGATCCACGGCCTGCTCCATCTGCTCGGCCACGACCACCAGCAGGACGAGGAAGCCGAGATCATGGAAGACCTGGAACGCCGCATCCTGGCCGAACTGGGCTTTCCGAATCCCTACGAAGAAACACGCCAAAAGCACACACGGCAGTCATGA
- a CDS encoding HlyC/CorC family transporter has translation MSDDKQTDNDSNGIKGLFGRIGQAFSGEPRDRVELVDVLREAQRRELFDVDAQAMLEGVLEVSEMQVRDIMVPRGQMVVIRRDDSLEEVLKTVIESGHSRFPVIGENRDEVTGVVLAKDLLRYFAEGQVGGFNVREYIRPASFIPESKRLNVLLSDFRNSRNHMALVVDEYGGVSGLVTIEDVLEQIVGDIDDETDTQDDEGDLTRHSDTRFTVRALMPVEDFNEALGCEFSDEEFDTIGGLVTHAFGHLPKRGETTAMNGYRFRVLRADSRRIHLLEVITPKAVRPKSDNDD, from the coding sequence ATGAGCGACGACAAGCAAACCGACAACGACAGTAACGGCATCAAGGGCCTGTTCGGCCGCATCGGCCAGGCCTTCTCCGGGGAACCCCGCGATCGGGTTGAACTGGTGGACGTGCTGCGCGAGGCCCAGCGCCGGGAACTGTTCGACGTGGACGCCCAGGCCATGCTGGAAGGCGTGTTGGAAGTGTCGGAAATGCAGGTGCGCGACATCATGGTCCCGCGCGGCCAGATGGTGGTCATTCGCCGCGACGACAGCCTGGAAGAAGTGCTCAAGACCGTCATCGAATCCGGCCACAGCCGCTTCCCCGTCATCGGCGAAAACCGCGACGAAGTCACCGGCGTGGTCCTGGCCAAGGATCTGCTGCGCTACTTCGCCGAAGGCCAGGTGGGCGGCTTCAACGTGCGCGAATACATCCGCCCCGCCAGCTTCATCCCCGAAAGCAAACGCCTCAACGTCCTGCTCTCGGACTTCCGCAACAGCCGCAACCACATGGCCCTGGTGGTGGACGAATACGGCGGCGTCTCGGGCCTGGTCACCATTGAAGACGTGCTGGAACAGATCGTCGGCGACATCGACGACGAAACCGACACCCAGGACGACGAAGGCGACCTCACCCGCCACAGCGACACCCGCTTCACCGTGCGCGCCCTCATGCCCGTGGAAGACTTCAACGAAGCCCTGGGCTGCGAATTCAGCGACGAAGAATTCGACACCATCGGCGGCCTCGTCACCCACGCCTTCGGCCACCTGCCAAAACGCGGCGAAACCACCGCCATGAACGGCTACCGCTTCCGC